The following are from one region of the Silene latifolia isolate original U9 population chromosome 9, ASM4854445v1, whole genome shotgun sequence genome:
- the LOC141599906 gene encoding uncharacterized protein LOC141599906 yields MYTSAYIWSDLQCQDAKGWISTLVKSRRETSNLAQRYSKKIPIQRNSTMAPHLKTDLTTLWSSHFLHMDINFMEFTLPSYGSKIQVVDLVSEETSGDKLSSTSLRKLEADKSVNQQDK; encoded by the exons CTGCGTATATATGGTCTGATCTGCAGTGCCAGGATGCTAAAGGCTGGATATCAA CATTGGTGAAGAGCCGGAGAGAAACAAGCAATTTGGCTCAAAGGTACTCCAAGAAAATTCCAATACAACGGAACTCTACTATGGCTCCACACTTAAAGACTGATCTAACAACTTTATGGAGTTCACACTTCCTTCATATGGACATCAACTTTATGGAGTTCACACTTCCTTCATATGGCTCAAAG ATTCAAGTTGTAGATTTAGTTTCAGAAGAAACGAGTGGAGACAAGCTGAGTTCAACATCACTAAGGAAACTCGAGGCTGACAAGTCCGTAAATCAGCAGGACAAATGA